One genomic window of candidate division TA06 bacterium includes the following:
- a CDS encoding winged helix-turn-helix domain-containing protein gives MWNPIIGENAGKIWQVLSEKGTVSITVLKKETKLDDNWLYLGLGWLAREDKMAFILEGRQVKVALKE, from the coding sequence ATGTGGAACCCAATTATCGGCGAAAACGCCGGCAAAATATGGCAAGTGTTGTCCGAAAAAGGAACGGTCAGTATTACCGTCCTCAAAAAGGAAACCAAATTGGACGACAACTGGCTTTATTTAGGGTTGGGCTGGCTGGCCCGGGAGGATAAAATGGCTTTTATTTTGGAAGGCCGGCAGGTCAAAGTGGCTTTAAAAGAATAA
- a CDS encoding ferritin family protein, whose translation MEIDELLKSIRLAIQLESEAALYYKQAALKTNDELARVVLMQFSQDEEKHRRMLEYAVEKYYLQSGRFDFPEISPPVDYGKDQLSPLYSKKLAELAGEPEPVLSAVKKFAEAERKAILLYRKLADSKQEENFRKFFIALAEWEERHLAALEKQAMFFEGG comes from the coding sequence ATGGAAATAGATGAATTATTGAAATCTATCAGGCTGGCCATCCAGCTGGAGAGTGAGGCGGCGCTGTATTACAAACAGGCCGCCTTAAAGACCAATGATGAATTGGCCCGTGTCGTCTTGATGCAGTTTTCCCAAGATGAGGAAAAGCACCGCCGGATGCTGGAATACGCGGTGGAGAAATATTATCTCCAGAGCGGGAGGTTCGATTTTCCCGAAATCAGCCCGCCCGTCGACTACGGAAAAGATCAACTCAGTCCGTTGTATTCCAAGAAACTGGCTGAGCTGGCCGGTGAACCGGAGCCGGTCTTGTCCGCGGTAAAGAAATTCGCCGAAGCGGAACGTAAGGCTATATTGCTTTACCGTAAGCTGGCCGACAGCAAGCAGGAAGAGAATTTCCGGAAATTCTTTATCGCCCTGGCCGAATGGGAGGAAAGGCATTTGGCCGCGTTGGAAAAGCAGGCCATGTTTTTTGAGGGCGGCTGA